One Companilactobacillus heilongjiangensis genomic window, CATGGGTATGGCAATGGTTCTACCATCACTTGTTAATGGTTACAGTGTTGCCGCTGTTACAGCCGCTGGTAAAATGCCTTACTGGGATATCTTCGGTCTTCACGTTGCTCAAGCCGGATACCAAGGACAAGTTCTTCCAGTTCTAGCTGTTGCATATATACTTGCTACATTGGAGAAATTCTTCCACAAACACATTAAGAGTGCTTTTGATTTCACATTTACACCAATGTTATCAATCGTTATTACTGGTTTCTTAACATTTACTATTGTCGGTCCTGTTCTTAGAGCCGTCAGTGATGCTTTAACAAATGGTCTTGTTGGTCTTTACAATACAACCGGCTGGATCGGTATGGGTATCTTTGGTTTATTCTACTCAGCAATTGTTATTACTGGTTTACACCAAACATTCCCTGCTATCGAAACACAATTACTTGCTAATGTTGCTAAAACTGGTGGTTCATTTATTTTCCCAGTTGCTTCAATGGCTAACATCAGTCAAGGTGCTGCTACTCTTGCTATTTTCTTTGCAACAAAGAGTCAAAAACAAAAAGCTTTGACATCATCTGCTGGTATCTCAGCCCTACTTGGTATTACTGAACCTGCTATCTTCGGTGTTAACTTGAAGATGAAGTTTCCATTTATCTTTGCGGCTATTTCCTCAGGTGTCGCATGTATCTTCTTAGGATTATTCCACGTTTTGGCTGTTGCCATGGGACCTGCTTCTGTAATTGGATTTATTTCAATCGCATCTAGAGCTATCCCAGCATTCTTACTCAGTGCTGCAATCGCTTTCGTAGTTGCTTTCATCCCTACATTTATTTATGCAAAGAAGACACTTGGAAACAATGTCGATGCTAAAGAAGAAACACCTAAAGTTGCTAAGCCTATCCTTGTTAACGATGAAGTTATCACAGCTCCCGTAAGTGGTTTAAGTGAAAGCTTACGTGACGTAAATGATAAAGTATTCTCTGCTGAAATCATGGGTAAAGGTGTTGCTATTGTTCCTAATGACGACCAAGTAGTTGCTCCAGCAAATGGTACTATCACCGTCACATATGACAGTAAACATGCTTATGGAATTAAAACTGACGATGGTGCTGAAGTCCTAATTCACTTAGGAATCGATACCGTTGATTTAAACGGTAAGTACTTCACTACTAATGTTAAAAAAGGTGATCAAGTTAAAAAGGGTGACTTATTAGGAACCTTTGATACTAAGGCCCTTAAGGCTGCCGACTATGACACAACAGTTATGTTAGTTATCACTAATACTAATGACTATGCTAGTGTTGAGCGTTTAAAGAACACTGAAGTTAAATCTGGCGACAAAGTGGTTGCATTAACTGAACCAGCCACATCAAGTGCTTCAGCCGCCGTAACTGCCTCAATTTAAAATAGGAGTAAAAAATGCCGATAGAATTCAATCAAAAAAGTGGAATCATCAATATTCATAATCAAAAAATCAGTTATATTATTCAAATATTGAATAATGAATTTCCAGTACATCGATATTTTGGTCACTACCTCAGTGAATATAGTGCAGCCCATCGATTGTCTAGTGGTAATCATGCTTTTTCCGCCGATATTTCGAAAGAATTTCCTTATTCGGTTACTTCTATTCCCTTAGAATATTCAACTATTGGTAGTGGTGACTATCGGATTCCTAGTTACCTTGTTAAAAATGAGTACAATCAATTAATACCAATCTTAAAATATGCTGGTTACACGATCACAGACAAACCTATCAATTGTGATTCACTACCAACCACCGTATCTAAAGAAGAACCCGTATCAACACTTACCCTTCATTTAATAGACCCGCAGACTAAATTAAAGATAGATTTAAACTACACCATCTTTGAAAATTCAGATTTGATATTGAGAAGTACCACTTTTAAAAATAGTGGTACTTCTGTTTTATCTCTCGAAGCAGCTAACAGTGCTCAGTTGGATCTCTCAAGTGACAAATATAAGGTTTTAACATTAAATGGAACTCATGCCCATGAAGCTAATCCTTCGCTGGAACCTCTACACTCTGGAATTCAAATGTTCCATACTTTCCGTGGAACTAGTGGTCCGCAACAGCAACCATTTGCTGCTTTGGTCAATCCCAATACTACCGAATTTTCTGGCGAAGCCATTGGACTTGCTTTAGTTTGGAGCGGTAACTTTGAAACTGCAATTGAAGTTGATCAGTATAAAAAAACTAGATTGCATATTGGACTTGAACCAACAACATTTAATTGGCAACTAAAGCCTAATACAAGTTTTCAAACTCCTGAGGCCGTTATGACTTGGTCTGATAAAGGTCTCAATGGAATGTCACAGTCATTCCATCAATTTGGAAAGCAATTAATCCCTAAATCAACTAACGACACAGACTCAGTTATTAATACTTGGGAATCGATGAAATTTGATGTCTCAGAAACAAAAGTAAGTCAATTTATTAAAGATGCTCACCTTCTCGGCCTTAAAACAATCGTGGTGGATGACGGTTGGTTCATTAATCGCAATAGTGAACACGGACAACTCGGTTGTTGGGTTCCAGACCAAAACAAATTTCCAAATGGTCTAACTCCATTAGTCAATCAAGCACATAACTTAGGTATGCAATTCGGGTTATGGATTGAACCTGAAATGGTCACTGAAAATAGCCCGTTGTATAAAGAACATCCTGAATGGGTCTTAAACTATCGCGGACGTACTCAAATCACTGCTAGACATCAATTAGTCTTGGATCTCTCACAAGATGTGGTTCGTAAACATCTAGTACAAGCTATGACTAATTTGGTTAAAGAGAATAAATTAGACTATCTAAAATGGGATATGAATCGACACTTAACTCAAGTTGGTAACTCATGGTTACCGAATATTCAGCAAGATGAACTTTACTATCGATATGTAATTGGACTATATGAAATCATGAGAGATTTGAAACAAAACTGTCCCAACCTAATTATTGAAAATTGTTCTGCTGGTGGCGGTCGACTCGATTTCGGCATGTCGTCATATACGAATCAAACATGGATCAGTGATTTAACTGACCCAATCGACCGTTCAAAAATCGAAAATGGCTTTAGCTATCTCTTTCCACAGAGTATTTTCAGTAACCATGCTTCAGTCTCCCCCAATCAACAAAACGGACGTATAACCAGTTTAAAAGTTCGTTTACAATCCGCTAGCATTGGACAAATGGGCTTAGAACTTGATATCAATGATTTGATTGAGTCGGAGAAAGAAACTGTTAAACAGCAGTTCAAGCAATATCAAAGTTACTGGCCAGCAGATTTTAAAGATGCCAATTTTTATCGATTAAATGATATATTATTTTCTGATAAAATAACTTGGCTACTAGTCACTCCAGACAAAAAACATGCGCTCCTATTCTATTCCAATGAACTTGCTTCAGCGGTCAAAGTGTCTCAAGAATTGCCACTACATTATCTTGATGACCAAATGCAGTATGAATTAAGCACTGGTGAACATTTCTTAGGTCAAGAACTTAACACTGTTGGAATTACAATCCAACCACCTGTTAAAGATTTTGAGACCAACGTTATTTTTATAAAACAAATTTAATCAAAAAGAAGCCTAGTAAATTTTACTAAGCTTCTTTTTCTTATTCATCAATCCCATGCCTGACGTGATAACCAAACTCATCACTTCTGGCTGTACTCAAGGTAAATTCAATCAAATGATTCTGTAAATCATACGTCTTACGTTTCAATAATAAGCATGGCGTTCCATCCGGCAATCCCATCACTTTACTATCGCATTCACTAATAACTCCGGAGGAAAAATATTCGTCGGCATAGTCAATATCTTCTTGAAATTCATCCTTAAAAACATCGTACATCGACCGATTTTGTAACATCCCCACACTCAGAGTTGGAAAGTATTTCAGTGGCAAATAAGTCCGCTCAAACATCATCGGTTCACCATCAGCCAAACGCAGACGTTCAACTTTGATAATAATTTCACCGTCCGTTAAATTCATATTTTCGGCAAAATAAGCGTTAACTTCCTTTTTTTCAAAACTAATTATCCGAGTAGTTGGTACTCGACCAAGCCGTCGCATCTGTTGACCAAATTTATAACAACTGCTGAGATCACTATCGAGATTCGTTCGATTAACAAAAGTCCCTTTGCCATGAATCCGGCGCACCAAACCAATCGTTTCCAAATCAAACAAAGCTCCCCGAATCGTATTTCGGGATACTTCATATTTATCAGCCAATTGGCGCTCCGACAACAATTTGGCATTAGGCTCAAGCCCTTGTACATAGCTGGTTAATTGGTTGATCAACTGTTCTTGAAGGCTAATTTTCATAAGAAATTTTCCTTTCTCGTACTTATGAATTAATTCTATTAAGTACCAAAAAAGCTTGCAACCATTTGGAATTTACAAATTGTCTCTTTCTGGGGTGCCGCCTTCGATTGTGAGGGATGGGCCTGCTGTGTGGAACGGCTCGAGCCAAAGTGCGGTCTCGACCCTCGATTGTGAGCCGAAGACCACGTCTCAAAATCGTCCTGTGCTGTAAAGGCTGAAGCCTTAACACCACTACCACTGCTGGCCCATCCCTCACAATCGAAGGCTAATGTATTTTTGGCTGATAGTTATATCACACTCCAACTGATGGACTCAGTTTCTAAAGAAAAAAAATAAAAAAGATTAGACGACCCCAAATTCAGGATTATCTAATCTTCCATATAAATATCTAAATTAATCAAATTAAAAAGTACATTCCAACTTACAAACTGAACCAACAATTATACATTGCATATTTAAAAAACCAGAGCCGGAGGGGACGAGTGATGAAGACCTGCTGTGCAAGTGTCGTTATGGCTTTAGCCATTACAACACCGACGTATTTTGAAATTCAAGCGGTTTTCTCGAAGTTCAAAATCGAGGCGCGAGACCTTGGCTCGCACCGGTCGCATAGCGGGCTTCATCACTCGTCCCCTCCGGCGGCATCCTTCAAACTACTCAGCCTTAGCAACAACAAAATAGTTGCCTTCAGGATCTTGGAAGTTAAACGTCAAAACACCGTTTACTTCGGTAATCTCGCCAGCACTGATCAATTCATCATGCAATCTATCGAAATCTTTCGAGAAAAACATCAATGAAGGTACATTTTCAGCAACTTCTGGGGAATAAATTCTAATATAATCGCGTGGAAAAATTGATAATTCAACTTCACTTGAAATACCAACTATCACATTTTGATAGCCACCGTTCAAAGTTTGTCTGGCCACTACTTGAGCACCAAATTCATCGGTCCAAAAGGCAACACTCATATCAACATCATCGACGTAAATCATAATTCTAGTTTTCATCTAAAAAATCCTTATCCCAGACAACTCCCATCGTCTTTTCACCTGTATGGACACTGATTGCTGGTCCTAAATGGCTCTTGGAAACTCGAGCTTCGGGGAAATTTTCTTGGAAGTCTGTAACCCATTTGTCTAGCAACTCGCGATTATTTGAATCAACCACGGTGATGTGCAATTTCCAATCGGGATGGGCGTCTGCGTATTTTTGAATTTCTGTTTGAATCATACGATAAGCGCGGCGCATGGTTCTTTCTTTGCCAATCGCATAAATTTTACCATCTTTAAAAGTTAAAAGTGGCTTCACATCTAACAAACTTCCAATAATAGCGGAATGATTGCTTAGGCGACCTGTTCGACTGAGATGTTTCAAGTCGTTGACCGCAAAATAAATATCAGTTGAATCACGTAAATCTGACAACTGTTTAACAATTTCTTCGGGATCGACATTCTTTTGAGCTAAGTCGCCAGCCAACATTACGAGATCAGCTTCAGCGGCACTGGCAGCCATTGAGTCGAACGGATAAACTTTGGCTTTGTCGTATTCTTTAACAAACATACGCAAGTTATCCATAAATGAAGTGATTCCCAATGATAAATGGATGGAAATAATCGTATCGTATCCCTCAGAAACAAGGCGGTCATAGGCTTCTTGGATTTGTCCCATTGAAACTTGAGCTGTCGTTGGCAACTCGGGCTCGTTGGCTAAATAATCGTAAAATTTATCATCTGTTAATTCTTCAGTTTCTTTATACTGCTTATCTCCTAAAATTACGGTGATTGGCAAAACAGTAATATTATATTTCTTAATTTGTTCAGGTGTTAAGTAAGATGCTGTATCAGTAACCACTGCGGTTTTCATGGCATTCTCCTCTATTTCCCGTTGCGGGCATTCATGCATATAATGATAACATTTTATTAAAATTATTAAATCCATAGACCTTGTTTTAATTGTCAGAAAGCGCTATCATTTTGTTAACTAAATATTTACTAAATGTGGAGAATGATTATGGATACTAACGAAATTTTGCAAGGCTTCAAGAAAATTTATGACAAACCAGCAGAAAGATTATTTTTTTCACCCGGAAGAATTAATTTAATCGGTGAACACACTGACTACAATGGTGGCAATGTCTTCCCTTGTGCTATCAGTTTGGGAACTTACGCTGCTTATGAAGAACGAATCGACCAAGCGGTTAAACTTTACTCTGACAACATCCCTGAAACTGGTGTTGTGACTTTCTTCCTTGATCGACTCGAATACGACAAGAAACATAACTGGGCTAACTATCCTAAGGGTATGATTTATTTATTAATGAAGGCCGGATACAATATCGATCACGGATTCAATATCTACTTCAAAGGTAATTTACCTGATGGAGCTGGTCTTTCGTCATCCGCTTCCATTGAATTATTGATGGGAAATATTTTGAACGATGTCTTCCACCTAGGTATCGACCAATTGGATCTCGTTAAAATGGGCCAAAAGAATGAAAATGAATATATCGGTGTCAACTCTGGAATCATGGATGAATTTGCTGTCGGTATGGGTAAAAAGGACCAAGCTATCCTGCTTGATACTAATACCATGGAATACCACTACGCTCCAGTTGAACTCGGCGACCACGCGATTGTCATCATGAATACTAACAAACACCGTGCTCTGGCTGATTCTAAATACAACGAACGTCGCAGCCAATGTGAACAAGCACTCGCCCTCTTACAAAAGAAATTGGATATTAAATCACTGGGTGAACTTTCAATCGATGAGTTCGACCGTAATTCTTACTTAATCAATGACGATATTTTGATTCGTCGTGCCCGTCACGCTGTCTTTGAAAATCAAAGGACGCTCAAGGCTATCAAGTACCTCAAGGAAAACAATCTGGTTGAATTTGGCAAACTCGTTAACGCCTCTCATGTTTCACTTCACTATGATTATGAAGTTACTGGTGTCGAACTCGATACGCTAGTTGAAGCAGCTTGGCAACAGCCTGGTGTCCTCGGTGCTCGTATGGTTGGCGCTGGCTTTGGTGGTTGTGCAATTGCCTTTGTTGAAAAGGACCAAATTGATAACTTCAAACAAAATGTCGGTCAGATTTATCAGGATAAAATTGGCTACGCAGCTGACTTTTACATCGCTGAAATATCTGATGGACCTAGTGAAATTAAAATCTCCGAGGTGGAAAAATAATGTCTTGTGTCGATAAATTTGTCGATCAAATTATTGCGTCCGATAACGATTATCAAGAACTCGACCGCACCTATTTGTACAATCGCATCTGTGCCCTAGTTGGCGACGATAATCATCAAACAGACGATGATGTCAAAACAGCCCTAATTGAAACTGCTATTAAGAATGAAAAAATTGACGGTAGTCAAACATCAAAAGAAATACTCAACGACCAACTGATGGACTTCGTTACGCCATTGCCTTCAAAGGTCAACGATAAATTCTGGAACCTTTATCAAAAGAGTCCTGAAAGAGCTACAAATTACTTCTATCAATTAAGTCAGACTAATGACTATATCAAAACTAAAGCTATCGCTAAAAATATTTCTTACACCGTCAAAACAAATTACGGAGATTTGGAAATTACGATCAATCTTTCTAAACCTGAAAAAGACCCTAAGGCAATCGCTGCAGCTGGTAAACAAGTCCAAAATGGCTATCCTAAATGTCAGCTTTGCATGGAAAATGAGGGTTATCTTGGTCGGTTAGGCTATCCAGCTAGAAGCAATCACCGTATCATTCGCTTTACTCTTGGCGGTCAAACTTGGGGCTTCCAATACTCCCCTTATGCATACTTCAGTGAGCACGCTATTTTTCTCAATCGCATTCACCAACCAATGATTATCAATCAGCATACTTTCAATAATTTACTCGAAATCATCCGTATCTTCCCACAATATTTTGTCGGCAGTAACGCTGATTTACCAATTGTTGGCGGTTCAATGCTCAGTCACGATCACTATCAAGGTGGCCGTCATGACTTCCCAATGATGAAAGCTCCAATCGAACGAGAAATCGAGATTCCGGTTGATAATGTCAAAGCTGGTATCGTGAAGTGGCCCCTATCAACCATTCGTTTAACAAGTAGTGATCCTGAAAAATTGGTCAAAGCCGCAACTTTGATTCATGAAAATTGGATGAATTATACCGACGAATCTGTTGATGTTAGAGCTTATACGAACGAAACTCGTCACCACACAGTCACACCGATTGCCTATCGCAAAGGTGTTGACTACGTCTTAGATATTGTTTTGCGTGACAATCAAACTTCAGCCAAATATCCCGACGGAATTTTCCATCCTCATCAAGATGTACAACATATTAAGAAAGAAAATATCGGTCTAATCGAAGTCATGGGACGCGCTATTTTGCCCGCTCGTTTAAAGGATGAATTAAAAGAAGTCGAAAGATATCTTTTGAAACAACCAAACAAGATGACCGCATATCACAAAACTTGGGCTGATAAGTTAGCAACTAAATATGAATTTACTGATGATAACGTTTCTGAAATTGTCGCTCAAGAGACTGGTTTAGTCTTTGGCAGAGTCCTCGAAGATGCTGGTGTCTTCAAGTGGAACGACCAAGGTCAAGCCGCATTTGATAAATTCATTGAAAGTCTCGAATAATGGCGACTTTACGGGATATTGCCAAAAGAGCTAACGTTTCACCAGCAACCGTTTCTCGAGTTTTAAATAACGACTTAACGCTCTCCGTCACCGACCAAACTAGAACTAATATTCTAAAAATTGCGACCGAAATGAACTATCGCAAAGCCAATCGCCGCAACACCCGTTTTCAAAAACATATCGCCCTGGTGCAATGGTATTCGGAATCTAAGGAACAAGACGATCTCTATTACATGGCCGTTCGTGAAGGTATCGAACAACAAGCTCCAACCTATGGCTTTGAAGTGAGTCGAATTTTCCACAATGATTTATCTGAAATCCCCGCCGATATTGACGGTATCATTGCCATCGGAAAGTACAGTCAAGAACAAGTCGACCAAATGATGCAAATTAGTCACAATCTAGTCTTCATCGATGACGACCAATTTCCACAAGGCTTCGATACTGTTATCACTGACTTCAAGTACAGCACCAAGCAAGTTGTGGATTACTTCGTTGACCAAAACATTAAAGACATTGGCCTTATCTACGGCGAGGAAACATCGACCGACAATCTACGGACCATTCCCGACTTGCGCTACAACAATTTCAAGGATGCCATGATCAGTCACGATATCTT contains:
- a CDS encoding sucrose-specific PTS transporter subunit IIBC; this encodes MNHKEVASRVLAAVGPNNIQAAAHCATRLRLVIKDESKIDQAALDNDPDVKGTFETNGQYQIIIGPGDVDNVYDALIAQTGLKEATPDDIKAVASAGKRKNPLMDFLKVLSDIFIPIIPALVAGGLLMALNNVLTAEHLFMAKSVVEVYPGLKGAAEMINAMASAPFTFLPILLGFSATKRFGGNPYLGAAMGMAMVLPSLVNGYSVAAVTAAGKMPYWDIFGLHVAQAGYQGQVLPVLAVAYILATLEKFFHKHIKSAFDFTFTPMLSIVITGFLTFTIVGPVLRAVSDALTNGLVGLYNTTGWIGMGIFGLFYSAIVITGLHQTFPAIETQLLANVAKTGGSFIFPVASMANISQGAATLAIFFATKSQKQKALTSSAGISALLGITEPAIFGVNLKMKFPFIFAAISSGVACIFLGLFHVLAVAMGPASVIGFISIASRAIPAFLLSAAIAFVVAFIPTFIYAKKTLGNNVDAKEETPKVAKPILVNDEVITAPVSGLSESLRDVNDKVFSAEIMGKGVAIVPNDDQVVAPANGTITVTYDSKHAYGIKTDDGAEVLIHLGIDTVDLNGKYFTTNVKKGDQVKKGDLLGTFDTKALKAADYDTTVMLVITNTNDYASVERLKNTEVKSGDKVVALTEPATSSASAAVTASI
- a CDS encoding alpha-galactosidase, giving the protein MPIEFNQKSGIINIHNQKISYIIQILNNEFPVHRYFGHYLSEYSAAHRLSSGNHAFSADISKEFPYSVTSIPLEYSTIGSGDYRIPSYLVKNEYNQLIPILKYAGYTITDKPINCDSLPTTVSKEEPVSTLTLHLIDPQTKLKIDLNYTIFENSDLILRSTTFKNSGTSVLSLEAANSAQLDLSSDKYKVLTLNGTHAHEANPSLEPLHSGIQMFHTFRGTSGPQQQPFAALVNPNTTEFSGEAIGLALVWSGNFETAIEVDQYKKTRLHIGLEPTTFNWQLKPNTSFQTPEAVMTWSDKGLNGMSQSFHQFGKQLIPKSTNDTDSVINTWESMKFDVSETKVSQFIKDAHLLGLKTIVVDDGWFINRNSEHGQLGCWVPDQNKFPNGLTPLVNQAHNLGMQFGLWIEPEMVTENSPLYKEHPEWVLNYRGRTQITARHQLVLDLSQDVVRKHLVQAMTNLVKENKLDYLKWDMNRHLTQVGNSWLPNIQQDELYYRYVIGLYEIMRDLKQNCPNLIIENCSAGGGRLDFGMSSYTNQTWISDLTDPIDRSKIENGFSYLFPQSIFSNHASVSPNQQNGRITSLKVRLQSASIGQMGLELDINDLIESEKETVKQQFKQYQSYWPADFKDANFYRLNDILFSDKITWLLVTPDKKHALLFYSNELASAVKVSQELPLHYLDDQMQYELSTGEHFLGQELNTVGITIQPPVKDFETNVIFIKQI
- a CDS encoding GntR family transcriptional regulator: MKISLQEQLINQLTSYVQGLEPNAKLLSERQLADKYEVSRNTIRGALFDLETIGLVRRIHGKGTFVNRTNLDSDLSSCYKFGQQMRRLGRVPTTRIISFEKKEVNAYFAENMNLTDGEIIIKVERLRLADGEPMMFERTYLPLKYFPTLSVGMLQNRSMYDVFKDEFQEDIDYADEYFSSGVISECDSKVMGLPDGTPCLLLKRKTYDLQNHLIEFTLSTARSDEFGYHVRHGIDE
- a CDS encoding VOC family protein encodes the protein MKTRIMIYVDDVDMSVAFWTDEFGAQVVARQTLNGGYQNVIVGISSEVELSIFPRDYIRIYSPEVAENVPSLMFFSKDFDRLHDELISAGEITEVNGVLTFNFQDPEGNYFVVAKAE
- a CDS encoding DegV family protein produces the protein MKTAVVTDTASYLTPEQIKKYNITVLPITVILGDKQYKETEELTDDKFYDYLANEPELPTTAQVSMGQIQEAYDRLVSEGYDTIISIHLSLGITSFMDNLRMFVKEYDKAKVYPFDSMAASAAEADLVMLAGDLAQKNVDPEEIVKQLSDLRDSTDIYFAVNDLKHLSRTGRLSNHSAIIGSLLDVKPLLTFKDGKIYAIGKERTMRRAYRMIQTEIQKYADAHPDWKLHITVVDSNNRELLDKWVTDFQENFPEARVSKSHLGPAISVHTGEKTMGVVWDKDFLDEN
- a CDS encoding galactokinase, which encodes MDTNEILQGFKKIYDKPAERLFFSPGRINLIGEHTDYNGGNVFPCAISLGTYAAYEERIDQAVKLYSDNIPETGVVTFFLDRLEYDKKHNWANYPKGMIYLLMKAGYNIDHGFNIYFKGNLPDGAGLSSSASIELLMGNILNDVFHLGIDQLDLVKMGQKNENEYIGVNSGIMDEFAVGMGKKDQAILLDTNTMEYHYAPVELGDHAIVIMNTNKHRALADSKYNERRSQCEQALALLQKKLDIKSLGELSIDEFDRNSYLINDDILIRRARHAVFENQRTLKAIKYLKENNLVEFGKLVNASHVSLHYDYEVTGVELDTLVEAAWQQPGVLGARMVGAGFGGCAIAFVEKDQIDNFKQNVGQIYQDKIGYAADFYIAEISDGPSEIKISEVEK
- a CDS encoding UDP-glucose--hexose-1-phosphate uridylyltransferase, whose translation is MSCVDKFVDQIIASDNDYQELDRTYLYNRICALVGDDNHQTDDDVKTALIETAIKNEKIDGSQTSKEILNDQLMDFVTPLPSKVNDKFWNLYQKSPERATNYFYQLSQTNDYIKTKAIAKNISYTVKTNYGDLEITINLSKPEKDPKAIAAAGKQVQNGYPKCQLCMENEGYLGRLGYPARSNHRIIRFTLGGQTWGFQYSPYAYFSEHAIFLNRIHQPMIINQHTFNNLLEIIRIFPQYFVGSNADLPIVGGSMLSHDHYQGGRHDFPMMKAPIEREIEIPVDNVKAGIVKWPLSTIRLTSSDPEKLVKAATLIHENWMNYTDESVDVRAYTNETRHHTVTPIAYRKGVDYVLDIVLRDNQTSAKYPDGIFHPHQDVQHIKKENIGLIEVMGRAILPARLKDELKEVERYLLKQPNKMTAYHKTWADKLATKYEFTDDNVSEIVAQETGLVFGRVLEDAGVFKWNDQGQAAFDKFIESLE
- a CDS encoding LacI family DNA-binding transcriptional regulator; translated protein: MMATLRDIAKRANVSPATVSRVLNNDLTLSVTDQTRTNILKIATEMNYRKANRRNTRFQKHIALVQWYSESKEQDDLYYMAVREGIEQQAPTYGFEVSRIFHNDLSEIPADIDGIIAIGKYSQEQVDQMMQISHNLVFIDDDQFPQGFDTVITDFKYSTKQVVDYFVDQNIKDIGLIYGEETSTDNLRTIPDLRYNNFKDAMISHDIFRLDLCFKGDFTKGAGYKQMRKAIQTLDDLPHAFFVTNDPMAAGALKALQEANIAIPDRVSIFSFNNTTLASYVNPELTSVDVATVQMGGAAVDLMQDILTNPRHVAKRMELATKLVFRQSTL